CCCTTCCATTCCGTAATAAACCACGTTACCTTGAGAAGTTTGACAAACTCATGGCTGTCACTGACTTGGTTCTCTTGGATATCAAGGAAATCAACGAAGAACAGCACAGGATCGTCACTAGCCAAACCAATAAAAATATCTTGGCTTGTGCCCAGTATCTATCAGATATTGGGAAGCCTGTCTGGATTCGCCACGTGCTAGTTCCAGGTTTGACAGACAGAGACGATGACTTGATTGAACTTGGGAAGTTCGTCAAGACCCTTAAAAATGTGGATAAGTTTGAAATTCTACCTTATCACACCATGGGTGAGTTTAAATGGCGTGAACTGGGAATTCCTTATTCCCTCGAAGGGGTCAAACCACCAACAGCAGACCGCGTTAAGAACGCTAAAAAACTCATGGATACCGAAAGTTATCAAGACTATATGAAACGTGTACATGGATAAAAAAGAAGCCTGATGGAAACATCGG
This window of the Streptococcus sp. 116-D4 genome carries:
- the pflA gene encoding pyruvate formate-lyase-activating protein; protein product: MSEETIDYGQVTGMVHSTESFGAVDGPGIRFIVFLQGCHMRCQYCHNPDTWAMESNKSRERTVDDVLTEALRYRGFWGDKGGITVSGGEALLQIDFLIALFTKAKEKGIHCTLDTCALPFRNKPRYLEKFDKLMAVTDLVLLDIKEINEEQHRIVTSQTNKNILACAQYLSDIGKPVWIRHVLVPGLTDRDDDLIELGKFVKTLKNVDKFEILPYHTMGEFKWRELGIPYSLEGVKPPTADRVKNAKKLMDTESYQDYMKRVHG